The following proteins are co-located in the Polystyrenella longa genome:
- a CDS encoding DUF1501 domain-containing protein: MTIHEQVRIGRTGVNRRRFLHTVSAASLVAGTLSFRDIFSLQAEDLQKRNRSMILLWLGGGPSQMEMFDPKPGTENGGETKAIQTSVAGIDIAHRWEQTAKVMDDIAIIRSMTNKEGNHRRASYHLHTGYVPSGSVKHPSLAANVAYRLADPEVTIPSVVSVGNTFGAGYLGVDYEPFVVSEPGTLPTNTIPTVDSQRFNKRLGLLGQIDSQYADRGAASLVKSHQQLYKKTRNMISSPELQAFDFADEPAEVKQSYGNGKFGQGCLLARRLIEAGSTFVEVSLGGWDTHQDIFERTDKLIGQVDPAFATLIADLKSRGLLETTTVVLMGEFGRTPKINARGGRDHFPRVFNVAMAGGGIRGGQVIGSSTEDGQQVAERPVTVSDLFCSLCHSLELDPASETMSPLGRPMKIVEEGETVDELFA; this comes from the coding sequence ATGACCATTCATGAACAAGTTCGAATTGGAAGAACCGGCGTCAACCGGCGACGCTTCCTGCACACGGTATCTGCCGCATCGCTAGTGGCGGGAACACTCAGTTTCCGTGACATCTTCAGCCTGCAGGCGGAAGACTTGCAGAAACGAAACCGGTCGATGATCCTGCTTTGGTTGGGAGGTGGGCCCAGTCAGATGGAAATGTTCGATCCTAAACCGGGAACAGAAAATGGGGGCGAAACGAAAGCGATTCAGACTTCCGTCGCCGGAATCGACATCGCCCATCGTTGGGAACAGACGGCTAAAGTGATGGACGACATCGCCATTATCCGTTCGATGACCAACAAGGAAGGGAATCATCGCCGGGCGAGTTATCATCTTCACACGGGTTACGTTCCTTCCGGATCGGTCAAGCACCCCAGCCTGGCCGCCAATGTCGCCTACCGACTGGCCGATCCGGAAGTCACCATCCCTAGCGTCGTTTCCGTCGGAAATACGTTCGGGGCAGGGTATCTGGGTGTCGATTACGAACCTTTCGTCGTCTCGGAACCCGGCACGCTTCCGACCAACACGATTCCTACGGTCGACAGTCAGCGATTTAATAAACGACTTGGGCTGCTCGGCCAGATTGACTCCCAATACGCAGACCGGGGTGCCGCATCGCTGGTGAAATCGCATCAGCAACTTTACAAAAAAACCCGCAACATGATTTCCAGCCCCGAACTACAGGCCTTTGATTTTGCTGACGAACCGGCAGAAGTAAAGCAATCCTACGGCAATGGCAAATTCGGTCAGGGCTGCCTGCTGGCTCGCCGCTTGATTGAAGCGGGCTCCACTTTCGTTGAGGTCTCCCTCGGCGGATGGGACACGCACCAGGATATTTTTGAACGGACCGACAAGCTGATCGGTCAAGTCGACCCCGCTTTTGCTACCCTGATTGCCGATCTGAAATCGCGAGGTCTGCTGGAAACAACCACTGTGGTACTGATGGGCGAATTCGGTCGCACGCCCAAGATCAACGCCCGGGGAGGACGCGACCACTTCCCCCGCGTCTTCAACGTCGCCATGGCCGGTGGGGGTATCCGCGGTGGACAGGTCATCGGCAGCTCCACTGAAGATGGCCAACAGGTTGCCGAACGTCCTGTCACCGTCAGCGATCTCTTCTGCTCTCTATGTCACAGTCTCGAACTCGACCCCGCTTCCGAAACGATGAGCCCCCTCGGTCGCCCCATGAAAATTGTCGAAGAGGGGGAAACGGTTGACGAGTTATTCGCTTAA
- a CDS encoding HYExAFE family protein yields MLRHNQYELAFEEYVRAACIPYVAVDETRRSLLANSSLKSMDFIVYGAGEENLLIDIKGRQFPTGTSPDEGKTSGHKWVNWATNDDVLSLLQWEQVFGENFIACFVFAYEVLDRRWYGELNDLFLFQNRTYAFYLIPVRDYYVQMKRLSESWDTYSVPAKVYRELAVPFRQKAHLEPVSAE; encoded by the coding sequence ATGTTGCGGCATAATCAATATGAACTCGCTTTCGAGGAATATGTGCGGGCGGCCTGCATCCCTTATGTCGCTGTCGATGAGACCCGTCGCTCTCTGCTGGCAAACTCTTCTCTGAAATCAATGGACTTCATTGTCTATGGCGCCGGAGAGGAAAACCTGCTGATCGACATCAAAGGGCGTCAATTTCCCACTGGTACGTCCCCCGATGAGGGAAAAACATCCGGGCACAAATGGGTCAACTGGGCTACCAACGACGACGTGCTTTCGCTGCTCCAATGGGAGCAAGTCTTTGGCGAGAATTTTATCGCCTGTTTTGTTTTCGCCTATGAAGTCCTGGATCGCCGGTGGTATGGTGAACTCAACGATTTGTTCCTCTTTCAAAACAGGACTTACGCGTTTTATCTGATCCCTGTCCGGGACTACTATGTGCAGATGAAACGGCTCTCAGAGAGCTGGGATACCTATTCGGTACCCGCCAAGGTCTACCGGGAACTTGCCGTACCTTTCCGCCAGAAGGCTCATTTGGAACCGGTCTCGGCAGAATGA
- the gap gene encoding type I glyceraldehyde-3-phosphate dehydrogenase, which translates to MAIKVGINGFGRIGRITLRALAARPEEFEVVAINDLADPQALGMLLKYDSAQGRFPGTVEVKGDALIVNGKSIKICAERDPSNLPWADLGVDVALESTGFFTARAKDGKPGYDSHLTAGAKKVVISAPAKDAPDLTCVMGVNDDKLTADHKCVSNASCTTNCLAPVVKVLHENFGLEHGLMTTVHAYTNDQRTADQIHSDPRRARAAAQNIIPTSTGAAKAVGMVLPELQGKLTGHSLRVPVITGSITDLVATLSKETTPEEINAKMKEAAEGPLKGILEYNTDPIVSTDIIGNPHSSIFDAAWTTAISPKMIKIFSWYDNEFGYSSRTADLIAKMASL; encoded by the coding sequence GTGGCTATTAAAGTTGGTATTAACGGTTTTGGTCGTATTGGTCGTATCACCCTGCGGGCTCTGGCCGCACGTCCCGAAGAATTCGAAGTGGTCGCTATCAACGACCTGGCCGATCCTCAGGCACTTGGCATGCTGCTGAAATATGACAGTGCCCAGGGACGATTCCCAGGGACTGTTGAAGTGAAGGGCGATGCCCTTATTGTTAATGGAAAATCAATCAAAATCTGTGCGGAACGCGATCCGAGCAATCTGCCCTGGGCTGACCTGGGCGTGGATGTCGCTCTGGAATCGACTGGTTTCTTCACCGCTCGCGCTAAAGATGGCAAACCTGGTTACGACAGCCACCTCACTGCCGGTGCCAAAAAAGTCGTCATCTCAGCTCCCGCCAAAGACGCACCAGACCTGACTTGCGTCATGGGTGTGAACGATGACAAGCTGACTGCCGATCACAAATGTGTTTCCAACGCCAGCTGTACCACCAACTGCCTCGCTCCCGTGGTTAAAGTGCTGCACGAAAACTTCGGACTGGAACACGGTCTGATGACCACCGTTCACGCTTACACGAACGATCAGCGAACGGCGGACCAGATTCACTCTGACCCACGTCGTGCTCGTGCCGCCGCACAGAACATCATTCCGACCTCGACTGGTGCTGCCAAAGCAGTAGGAATGGTTCTGCCGGAATTACAGGGCAAACTGACTGGTCACTCACTTCGCGTGCCCGTCATCACTGGCTCGATCACCGACCTGGTAGCAACTCTCTCCAAAGAGACCACTCCCGAAGAGATCAACGCCAAAATGAAAGAAGCTGCAGAAGGCCCCCTCAAAGGCATTCTGGAGTACAACACCGATCCGATCGTCTCTACCGACATCATCGGCAACCCCCACAGTAGTATCTTCGATGCTGCCTGGACGACTGCGATCAGCCCTAAAATGATCAAAATCTTCAGCTGGTACGACAACGAGTTCGGTTACTCCAGCCGAACTGCCGACCTGATTGCCAAAATGGCCAGCCTCTAA
- a CDS encoding metallophosphoesterase: MNFIRYTSCMLFLGFNLSSLGFSTSVHAEELNAAPTDSFSIVVIPDTQQYRGGKTKKEPDSEDPVTNPTFAAWTDWIIDNLDRQKVVFVSHVGDIVDHNQASEWEVAREHMDKLHGRVPYGISVGNHDMVGKSGDSSLFQDYFPKSRFEEFDWYGGCLEKAPEEAAVSGNNANSYQLFEAGGMRFVILHLECNAPDEVLEWADSILTKHADRRAIVTSHMGLGPEERPKKSRDYFDAPKGRMKWSKCHDKRGNTPQQMWKKCFKKHANLFLICCGDQSRTQAMRKVSQGKAGNQVHELLSDYGTNGLRLLRFHPAENEIEVVTWDPIKGERCLTTSIVPDQEQHQFTLQYEMAGVPKQ; this comes from the coding sequence ATGAATTTCATTCGTTATACATCGTGCATGTTGTTTTTAGGATTCAATCTATCTTCTCTCGGGTTCTCGACTTCGGTGCACGCCGAAGAGTTAAATGCTGCGCCGACTGATAGCTTCAGCATCGTCGTTATTCCGGATACACAGCAATATCGCGGAGGCAAAACCAAAAAGGAACCGGACAGCGAAGATCCCGTGACCAATCCGACTTTTGCTGCCTGGACAGACTGGATTATCGATAATTTGGATCGACAGAAAGTGGTCTTTGTCAGCCATGTGGGCGACATCGTCGATCACAATCAGGCCTCGGAATGGGAAGTCGCCCGGGAGCATATGGATAAACTGCATGGCCGCGTGCCCTACGGTATTTCCGTTGGAAACCATGATATGGTCGGTAAAAGTGGCGACTCTTCCCTGTTTCAGGATTACTTCCCAAAGTCGCGATTTGAAGAATTCGACTGGTACGGCGGCTGTCTGGAAAAAGCCCCCGAGGAGGCTGCCGTTTCGGGGAACAACGCGAATAGCTATCAACTCTTCGAGGCCGGAGGGATGCGTTTTGTCATCCTGCACCTGGAGTGCAACGCCCCGGACGAGGTCCTCGAATGGGCTGATTCCATTCTGACCAAGCATGCCGACCGAAGAGCGATTGTGACTTCCCACATGGGACTGGGACCGGAAGAGAGACCGAAGAAAAGCCGGGACTACTTCGACGCGCCCAAAGGCCGGATGAAGTGGTCGAAATGTCATGACAAACGAGGAAACACACCCCAGCAAATGTGGAAGAAATGTTTCAAGAAACATGCCAATCTGTTTTTGATCTGCTGTGGTGATCAAAGCCGGACTCAGGCAATGCGTAAAGTCAGCCAAGGCAAAGCGGGTAACCAGGTCCACGAACTGTTGTCGGATTACGGAACAAATGGTTTGCGACTGCTGCGGTTTCATCCTGCAGAGAATGAAATCGAAGTCGTCACCTGGGACCCGATCAAAGGGGAACGCTGTCTTACCACAAGTATCGTCCCCGACCAGGAACAGCATCAGTTCACGTTGCAGTACGAAATGGCCGGCGTGCCGAAACAGTAA
- a CDS encoding L,D-transpeptidase family protein encodes MARRVVRSGHKKNSYFSIVFWSLSLMAVTVYAGWRFGWIPLGEPHQKLTDYLPPKTSNMVAATGKESSNGLTAENLPEAANIPRSTVTNSADSSFSFGNQSEPEVQAAAMTTGARPSSSLMGHSTPRELNLPEINNNAQPVPSQQENSAAIPSRSFSASISSREPIIQAGSEIDNGQRTSAVQVATVPPESRNIRQPAPQSTDVPALNVQEIDQLLEANEYLKAHRMMSSVYWKHPQMRPQLQNRIDTTAKSIYFARQPHYLKPYEVQPGEQLRNIADKYNVSWEYLASLNQLDPQRMRAGQNLKVLKGPFSVIVDLSDFELVVHAYGYYVKKYSVGIGKDGSSPIGTFQVQNKLKDPVYYGPDGLVIQNDDPENPLGEFWIDIGDSYGLHGTIDPESIGKAESKGCIRMLSGDIEEVYNFLVNGSEVTINR; translated from the coding sequence ATGGCACGTCGAGTCGTCCGATCCGGACATAAAAAAAACTCCTACTTCTCGATCGTATTCTGGTCCCTCAGTCTGATGGCTGTCACGGTCTATGCGGGCTGGCGATTTGGCTGGATTCCTCTTGGAGAGCCGCACCAGAAGCTCACTGATTACCTGCCCCCCAAGACATCGAACATGGTCGCGGCAACTGGCAAAGAGAGTAGCAACGGGCTAACTGCAGAAAACTTGCCCGAGGCAGCCAACATCCCCAGATCGACCGTCACGAATTCAGCCGACTCTTCGTTCTCGTTTGGGAATCAGTCGGAACCTGAAGTGCAGGCCGCCGCAATGACCACCGGTGCCCGTCCGTCTTCGTCACTCATGGGGCATTCCACTCCTCGGGAGCTTAACCTGCCAGAAATCAACAACAACGCTCAACCCGTTCCGTCACAGCAAGAAAACAGCGCCGCAATTCCATCTCGCTCCTTTTCCGCATCCATCTCCAGTCGGGAACCCATCATCCAGGCAGGAAGTGAAATAGATAATGGACAACGAACCAGTGCCGTGCAAGTGGCTACAGTTCCTCCGGAGTCTCGCAACATCCGTCAGCCCGCTCCGCAGTCGACTGACGTTCCTGCTCTCAACGTGCAGGAGATCGATCAACTTCTTGAGGCTAACGAATACTTGAAGGCCCACCGAATGATGTCCAGTGTGTACTGGAAGCATCCGCAGATGCGCCCCCAGTTACAAAACCGGATTGATACCACCGCGAAGTCAATCTACTTCGCCCGACAACCGCATTATTTGAAGCCCTACGAAGTGCAACCCGGCGAGCAACTGCGAAATATCGCTGACAAGTACAATGTCTCCTGGGAATATCTGGCAAGCCTGAACCAACTGGATCCCCAACGCATGCGCGCGGGTCAGAACTTGAAAGTTCTCAAAGGTCCCTTTTCCGTCATTGTCGACCTGTCTGATTTTGAACTCGTCGTCCATGCCTACGGGTACTACGTCAAAAAGTATTCAGTTGGCATCGGCAAAGATGGCTCCTCCCCGATCGGAACATTTCAAGTTCAGAACAAACTGAAGGATCCCGTCTATTACGGACCTGACGGACTCGTGATTCAAAACGATGACCCCGAAAACCCACTGGGGGAATTCTGGATCGACATTGGCGACAGTTACGGTCTGCATGGCACCATCGATCCCGAGTCTATCGGCAAAGCCGAATCCAAAGGGTGTATCCGCATGCTCAGCGGCGACATTGAAGAAGTTTACAACTTTCTCGTCAATGGATCCGAAGTCACGATTAATCGCTGA
- a CDS encoding globin family protein, protein MLLALELMPVPMTTVETVRESYARCRQNPDFFDAFYDHFARKSSEIGPLFSNTDMQKQNELLSDAIVSLISFAKGDSAARQHIEEIRLSHDRYQLNIKPKWYPFWIEALLDTIKESDPDCTPELLENWQTVIQPGIDHILSFHSGVRRDESAE, encoded by the coding sequence GTGTTACTTGCTTTGGAGCTAATGCCTGTTCCGATGACAACCGTAGAGACCGTTCGCGAAAGTTATGCTCGCTGCCGGCAGAACCCCGATTTTTTCGATGCGTTCTACGACCACTTTGCGCGAAAGTCTTCCGAGATTGGTCCCCTCTTCTCTAATACGGATATGCAGAAACAGAACGAACTGCTCAGCGATGCGATCGTCAGCCTGATCTCCTTCGCCAAGGGGGACTCCGCCGCACGCCAGCACATCGAAGAAATCAGACTCAGCCATGATCGTTACCAACTCAATATCAAACCGAAATGGTATCCGTTCTGGATAGAGGCTCTGCTCGATACCATCAAAGAGTCCGATCCCGATTGCACACCGGAACTCCTGGAGAATTGGCAAACCGTCATCCAACCCGGAATTGATCATATCCTCTCCTTTCACTCCGGCGTCCGCCGGGATGAGTCCGCGGAGTGA
- a CDS encoding GntR family transcriptional regulator: MSITDYIKEDLLARICSGEESGESLTLQKLSGQYGVSITPVRLAVSALIDEGYLHKEKNRRLQINKERIKTAGPLSPRPEPPRDYYELLKTELISLSLQGEEVFIREEATAEKFEISRSNVRHIFSRLVGVGLLEHYPRQGWKVRPFRQSDLDAFIEVRVMMELKALELARTKLDPVRLKEYYDNNRYPSETEQQAHIDDRLHAYLIEMAGNPYIYDFFERHGRYFEILFTWEGRDSNASCQTVEHHRAILSAMLQEDWNKAADALKLHIENNHPLLKNLSRPSSDQSITIFSHS, translated from the coding sequence ATGTCGATAACCGATTACATTAAGGAAGATCTGCTTGCCCGCATCTGCAGTGGCGAGGAATCGGGAGAATCGTTGACGCTCCAGAAGTTGTCCGGCCAATACGGTGTCTCTATTACACCGGTCCGTCTTGCCGTAAGCGCATTGATCGACGAAGGCTATCTTCATAAAGAGAAAAACCGGCGGTTGCAGATCAATAAAGAGCGAATTAAAACAGCCGGTCCGTTGTCACCTCGTCCGGAACCTCCGCGAGATTATTATGAGCTTCTGAAAACGGAGCTCATCAGTTTAAGTCTGCAGGGCGAAGAAGTTTTTATCCGTGAAGAAGCGACGGCGGAAAAGTTTGAAATCAGCCGCTCCAATGTGCGGCATATTTTCTCCCGACTGGTGGGCGTTGGACTTCTCGAACATTATCCGCGGCAAGGCTGGAAGGTGCGTCCCTTTCGTCAGTCGGATCTCGATGCGTTTATCGAAGTGCGCGTCATGATGGAGCTGAAAGCGCTGGAACTCGCCCGCACTAAACTCGACCCTGTCCGGTTAAAGGAATATTACGACAACAATCGGTATCCCTCCGAGACGGAACAGCAAGCCCACATTGACGACCGGCTGCATGCGTACTTAATCGAAATGGCCGGAAATCCGTATATCTATGACTTTTTTGAACGTCATGGTCGTTACTTCGAAATCCTGTTCACCTGGGAAGGCCGCGACTCGAATGCCTCTTGCCAAACGGTCGAACATCATCGTGCGATTTTATCGGCGATGTTACAAGAGGACTGGAACAAGGCTGCCGATGCACTCAAGTTGCACATCGAGAATAATCATCCCCTATTAAAAAACCTGAGCCGGCCTTCTTCCGATCAATCAATCACGATTTTCTCTCACTCTTGA
- a CDS encoding OmpA family protein: MSRLKSFCLLGSLASICLFVVGCNTVPQDQLRVSQLRARQLYQQNQSLVAQSSQASQMAQSLSVEKQQLEQQLASMDSQLQTANSRLGNLNAERSELQNRYVSLLKQAQNADSPLSDETSRRFQELANKYKDFEFDPHTGVSKFHSDILFDSGSDRLKKDATPLLNEFAAIMSDGDARDLNILVVGHTDDKNIVQSTTKSNHPTNWHLSTNRANSVVLALSNGGVAETRMGAAGYSKFQPVIDNMDDSTRSKNRRVEIFVLAPDAIVAGWDPQHSLN; the protein is encoded by the coding sequence ATGTCTCGCCTCAAGTCGTTTTGCCTGCTGGGAAGTTTGGCTTCTATCTGTCTGTTCGTTGTCGGTTGCAATACTGTTCCCCAGGACCAGTTACGTGTGAGCCAGCTTCGGGCTCGGCAGTTGTATCAACAGAATCAGTCACTGGTGGCCCAGTCATCACAGGCCAGTCAGATGGCTCAATCGCTGTCTGTTGAAAAGCAACAATTGGAACAGCAGCTTGCCAGCATGGATTCTCAATTGCAGACGGCGAATAGTCGTTTAGGCAATCTGAATGCAGAGCGAAGTGAACTACAGAATCGCTATGTCAGTCTGTTGAAACAGGCTCAGAACGCCGACAGCCCTCTGTCTGATGAGACCAGCCGTCGCTTTCAGGAACTGGCCAACAAATACAAAGACTTTGAATTCGATCCGCACACGGGAGTCAGTAAGTTTCATTCGGACATTCTGTTTGACTCTGGAAGCGACCGTCTGAAGAAAGATGCTACTCCACTGTTAAATGAGTTCGCGGCGATCATGAGTGATGGCGATGCCCGAGATCTGAATATTCTCGTCGTGGGTCATACCGACGACAAGAACATTGTTCAGTCTACGACGAAATCCAACCATCCTACCAACTGGCACCTCTCGACCAACCGGGCGAACTCGGTGGTCCTGGCACTATCAAATGGGGGTGTGGCTGAAACTCGTATGGGAGCGGCCGGGTACAGTAAATTCCAACCCGTCATCGACAACATGGATGACAGTACCCGTAGTAAAAACAGACGTGTTGAAATCTTCGTTCTCGCCCCGGATGCAATCGTCGCGGGATGGGATCCTCAGCACAGCCTGAACTAA
- a CDS encoding aminotransferase class V-fold PLP-dependent enzyme: MWSGLKEYDLSPPWKKLWSLDPEVTYLNHGSFGPSPLPIQQAHQEHLQKIESQPSEFFFRTREEMLEQVTVRMAQFLGTKSDSLLLTSNATVAMNIVAQSLSLEPDDEVLLTNHEYGAVQNIWREACQQQGATFGMAQLPNSPMSTAELIDSLFERVTDRTRLIVLSHVTSPTSLCFPIKEICQRARQHDIAVCVDGPHALVMHPVQLNDLGCQFYTSSCHKWMSAPFGTGFLYVRGAFKSKLKPLMTSWGRSLSGRPKHWKDAFLWQGTDNDAAWLALSATLDFWNKVGTETFQQHSFPLAQQAADRISELFSIEPLSMASDDHRRSMVSIPIGEVPEGDKHIGQPDPLQARLLKDFGIEVPVIYWNGLKLLRVSTHLYTEQADIDKLIDALSQLRTAMV, translated from the coding sequence ATGTGGTCCGGATTGAAGGAGTACGATCTTTCCCCACCATGGAAGAAACTATGGTCACTCGACCCGGAGGTGACCTACCTGAATCATGGTTCGTTTGGTCCTTCTCCTTTACCGATCCAACAGGCACATCAGGAACATCTGCAGAAAATCGAAAGTCAGCCTTCGGAATTTTTCTTTCGCACGCGTGAAGAGATGTTGGAACAGGTGACGGTCCGGATGGCTCAATTTCTGGGGACCAAGTCGGATAGCCTGCTGCTGACGAGTAACGCAACTGTCGCCATGAACATCGTTGCCCAATCGCTCTCTCTGGAGCCGGACGATGAAGTTTTGCTCACCAATCATGAGTACGGCGCTGTTCAGAATATCTGGAGAGAAGCCTGTCAGCAGCAAGGGGCAACGTTTGGAATGGCACAGTTGCCCAATTCTCCGATGTCTACCGCAGAGTTGATTGATAGTCTGTTTGAGAGAGTGACCGACCGAACACGTTTGATCGTGCTTAGTCATGTTACGTCACCGACGTCACTTTGTTTTCCAATCAAGGAAATCTGCCAACGGGCTCGTCAGCACGATATCGCCGTGTGTGTGGATGGCCCTCATGCACTGGTAATGCACCCGGTTCAATTGAATGATCTGGGATGTCAGTTTTATACGTCCAGTTGCCATAAATGGATGTCGGCTCCCTTCGGAACAGGTTTCCTTTATGTGCGTGGTGCCTTCAAATCGAAGCTGAAACCATTAATGACAAGCTGGGGCCGTAGCCTGAGTGGAAGACCGAAGCACTGGAAAGATGCGTTTCTCTGGCAGGGAACGGACAATGACGCCGCGTGGCTCGCATTGTCGGCTACGCTCGACTTCTGGAATAAAGTCGGGACGGAAACTTTTCAGCAGCACAGCTTTCCTTTGGCACAGCAGGCGGCGGATCGTATTTCGGAACTCTTTTCAATCGAGCCGCTGTCGATGGCGAGTGACGATCATCGGCGAAGTATGGTCTCTATCCCCATCGGTGAAGTTCCCGAGGGGGATAAACATATCGGACAACCCGATCCGCTCCAGGCTCGCTTGCTGAAGGACTTTGGAATCGAAGTGCCAGTGATTTACTGGAACGGGTTGAAGCTGCTTCGAGTCAGCACACATCTTTATACAGAGCAGGCAGATATCGACAAGCTGATCGACGCGTTAAGCCAATTAAGAACTGCGATGGTATGA
- a CDS encoding HEPN domain-containing protein produces MMTEKSQNPLKEKTPSASPAVIYQTVEEIRRAWKPYKTSLSETGYERDTVIRIHRACSWLEQVEKLEASHDQQLILLWISLNTLYGVWNPKDRTPVSDASSWADFLKKIVKLDHDDCLASILRKHRKLVMAILEDEHLSKFFWQDPTPKRAGQSKKVMYDARTWYLEERWGLLLNRVMERIYLVRCQLVHGAATCGGKLNRTALRRCATMLGHLQPVFLTILINHGAREDWGLMCYPPLNQTDDQHA; encoded by the coding sequence ATGATGACTGAGAAAAGCCAGAACCCGCTAAAGGAAAAAACGCCATCGGCATCACCGGCTGTTATTTACCAGACAGTAGAAGAGATTCGCCGGGCGTGGAAACCGTACAAAACGAGTCTGAGCGAAACAGGATACGAGCGGGACACCGTCATCCGGATTCATCGCGCATGCAGTTGGCTCGAACAGGTGGAGAAACTGGAGGCCAGCCACGATCAGCAGCTGATCCTACTCTGGATTTCTCTCAATACATTGTATGGTGTTTGGAATCCCAAAGATCGGACTCCGGTTTCGGACGCGTCGTCGTGGGCCGATTTTCTCAAAAAGATCGTGAAGCTCGATCATGATGATTGCCTAGCGTCCATCTTGCGGAAACATCGCAAGTTGGTCATGGCGATTCTGGAGGATGAGCACCTCAGTAAATTCTTCTGGCAAGATCCGACTCCCAAACGAGCGGGGCAATCCAAGAAAGTCATGTACGACGCGCGGACCTGGTACTTGGAAGAACGGTGGGGGCTGTTGCTGAACCGGGTAATGGAACGAATTTATCTCGTTCGCTGCCAGCTCGTGCATGGTGCGGCAACTTGTGGTGGCAAACTGAACCGCACGGCCCTCCGTCGATGTGCGACAATGCTGGGTCATTTGCAGCCAGTGTTTCTCACCATTCTAATTAATCATGGTGCGCGGGAAGACTGGGGGCTGATGTGTTATCCTCCGCTGAACCAGACAGATGATCAACACGCATAA